The nucleotide window GGGTATCGGTCATGGGGCGTCGCTCAGGAGCGGTAGTCGGCGTTGATGGTGACGTATTCGTGGCTGAAATCACAGGTCCACACGGTCTCGGTGGCAGTTCCGCGGCCCAAGCCTACACGCACGGTGATTTCGCTTTGCTTCATCACGCGCTGGCCATCTTCTTCGCGGTAAGTCGGATTGCGCCCACCACGCGTGGCCACGTGTACGTCGTCCAAATACAGCTCAATGCCCGTCTGATCCAGATCGTCAATACCGGCATAACCCACGGCCGCCAGAATGCGACCCAGGTTGGGGTCGCTGGCATAGAACGCGGTTTTGACCAAGGGCGAGTGCGCAATTGCATAGGCCACTTTGCGGCACTCTTCAGCCGTGCGACCACCGTCCACCTGCACGGTGATGAACTTGGTGGCACCTTCGCCATCGCGCACGATGGCTTGTGCAAGATTGCGCGCCACTTCCAGCATTGCGGTCTTCAGGGCGCGGCCGTCGGGGCCGTCCAGGGATTCCACAGGCGTGTGCCCCGCCCGATTGGTAGCAATCACCACCAGGGAGTCGTTGGTAGAGGTATCGCCGTCCACGGTCACGCGGTTGAACGAGCCTTCGGCGAGTTCCAGCGACAACTGTTTCATGAGGTTTTGGTTGACGCATGCATCGGTGGCGATGAAGCCCAACATGGTGGCCATGTTCGGACGAATCATGCCCGCACCCTTGCTGATACCTGTAATGCTGACCGTCTTGCCGCCCAATACGACCTGCGCACCAAAAGCCTTGGGCGCGGTGTCGGTGGTCATGATGCCTTCCGCTGCCCGCAGCCAGTTGCCTGGCTTGGCATCGGCCAGCGCGGCATCCAGACCCGCAATGATGCGGTCATCCGGCAGCGGCTCCATGATCACGCCCGTAGAAAACGGCAGGATCTGTTCCACGTTGATACTGAGCTTCTGGGCCAAAGCCACACAGGTCTTGCGCGCACGCGCCAGGCCATCGGCACCGGTACCGGCATTGGCATTCCCGGTATTGATCAGCAGGGCACGCATAGCCTGGCCCGTCGCCAGGTGATCCCGGCACATCTGCACAGGGGCCGCGCAAAAACGGTTGGAAGTGAAAACGCCGGAAACACTGGCGCCTTCCTCCAACAAAACCACGGTCAGGTCTTTGCGCCCTACCTTGCGCACGCCAGCTTCTGCCACACCGATACGCATACCGGCAATGGGAAATAGCTTTTCCAGATCAGGAGGAGGAAGATTGACGGGCATGGTTATGCCTCCCGACGAGCCGCCTCTAGGGAGGCATGCGCCCCCTTGGGGGGCAGCGAAAAAATGTGAGCTTGGGGGTACATGGATTTCAGGCCAACTTGCCGTGGCAGTGTTTGTACTTCTTGCCGCTGCCACAAGGACAGGCATCGTTGCGCCCCACACGGGCCAGTTGCGACGCGGGTGCAGATGCGCCGCGCACTGTACCTTCGTCGAGCGTGGTTTCCACTTCGCCAGTCTCGGTCGGCGCGCTGTAGGTCACATTGGCAATACTCTCGCCACGGCTTTCCATGGCTTCGGCAGCCTCTTCCAACTGCGCACTGGACTGGATCTTCACCGTCATCAGCACCTTGGTAACGTCGTTCTTTACCGAGTCGAGCAATTGCCCAAACAGCTCGAAAGCCTCGCGTTTGTACTCTTGTTTAGGCTGCTTTTGTGCGTAGCCCCGCAGGTGAATACCCTGGCGCAAGTAGTCCAGCGCGCTCAGGTGATCGCGCCAATGGCTGTCAATGCTTTGCAGCAGCACCATGCGTTCAAACTGCGTAAAGTTCGCCTCACCGACCTGCTCCACCTTGTTTTTGAACAGCGTGTCAGCTGCCGCAGTCACCGTGGTCAATAGATCGTCGTCAGTAATGGCGCTGGCTTCACTCACCTGCTTTTGCAGGTCGAGTTCCATTTGCCAGTCATCTGCCAAGGCCTTTTGCAAGGTCGGCACATCCCACTGCTCTTCTACCGATTCGGCGGGAATGTATTGGCGCACCAAATCATGAAAGCAGCCTTCGCGCAAGGATGCAATCTGTGCGCTCAGGTCCTGCGCATCCAGAATGGCATTGCGCTGCTGGTAAATCACCTTGCGCTGGTCGTTGGACACATCGTCGTACTCCAGCAACTGCTTGCGCATGTCGAAATTGCGCGCTTCCACTTTGCGCTGTGCGCTCTCAATGCTGCGGGTCACAATGCCAGCTTCAATGGCTTCACCATCCGGCATCTTGAGGCGATCCATGATGGCCTTGACGCGGTCACCCGCGAAGATGCGCATCAAGGCATCGTCCAGGCTCAGGTAGAAGCGTGACGAGCCAGGGTCACCCTGACGGCCAGAACGGCCGCGCAACTGGTTGTCGATACGGCGGGATTCATGGCGCTCGGTGGCGATGATGCGCAGGCCGCCCAACGCCTTGATTTGCTCATGGTCTTGGGTCCACTGCGTGCGCGCTTCGGCAATCTTGACTTGCTTGGCAGCTGCATCCAGGGATTCATCGGCTTCTATCGCCTCGATAATTTTTTCGACATTACCACCCAGCACGATATCGGTTCCCCGACCGGCCATATTCGTGGCAATGGTGATCATCTTGGCGCGACCCGCTTGCGCGACGATGTCGGCTTCGCGCGCATGCTGCTTGGCGTTGAGCACCTGGTGCGGCAGTTTTTCCTTGTCGAGCAACTGCGCAATGATTTCCGAATTCTCAATCGACGTGGTGCCCACCAACACGGGCTGACCGCGCTCGTAACATTCACGAATGTCCTTGATGGCGGCTTCGTACTTCTCACGTGTGGTCTTGTAGACGCGATCCAATTGGTCTTCGCGCAGGCTCTTGCGGTTTGGCGGAATGACCACGGTTTCCAGGCCATAAATTTCCTGGAACTCATAGGCCTCGGTATCGGCCGTACCGGTCATGCCACCCAGCTTGCCGTACAGGCGGAAGTAGTTCTGGAAGGTGATGGAGGCCAGTGTCTGGTTCTCGGCCTGG belongs to Rhodoferax saidenbachensis and includes:
- the secA gene encoding preprotein translocase subunit SecA, giving the protein MAINILTKIFGSRNDRLLKQYRTAVARINALEPQFEQLTDDGLRAKTQEFKERVAKGETLDAILPEAFAVVREGSKRVMKMRHFDVQLLGGISLHNGKISEMRTGEGKTLTATLPVYLNALTGKGVHVVTVNDYLASRDAQWMGRLYNFLGLTVGINLPQAPREDKQAAYNADITYGTNNEYGFDYLRDNMVYEVADRVQRGLNFAIVDEVDSILIDEARTPLIISGQAEDHTDLYIAINKAIPKLVKQEGEADPRTGEGVTKPGDFTLDEKSHQVFLTEQGHESAEQIFAELGLIPAGSSLYDPANITLMHHLYAALRANHLYHRDQHYVVQQGEIVIVDEFTGRLMTGRRWSDGLHQAVEAKEGVQIQAENQTLASITFQNYFRLYGKLGGMTGTADTEAYEFQEIYGLETVVIPPNRKSLREDQLDRVYKTTREKYEAAIKDIRECYERGQPVLVGTTSIENSEIIAQLLDKEKLPHQVLNAKQHAREADIVAQAGRAKMITIATNMAGRGTDIVLGGNVEKIIEAIEADESLDAAAKQVKIAEARTQWTQDHEQIKALGGLRIIATERHESRRIDNQLRGRSGRQGDPGSSRFYLSLDDALMRIFAGDRVKAIMDRLKMPDGEAIEAGIVTRSIESAQRKVEARNFDMRKQLLEYDDVSNDQRKVIYQQRNAILDAQDLSAQIASLREGCFHDLVRQYIPAESVEEQWDVPTLQKALADDWQMELDLQKQVSEASAITDDDLLTTVTAAADTLFKNKVEQVGEANFTQFERMVLLQSIDSHWRDHLSALDYLRQGIHLRGYAQKQPKQEYKREAFELFGQLLDSVKNDVTKVLMTVKIQSSAQLEEAAEAMESRGESIANVTYSAPTETGEVETTLDEGTVRGASAPASQLARVGRNDACPCGSGKKYKHCHGKLA
- the argJ gene encoding bifunctional glutamate N-acetyltransferase/amino-acid acetyltransferase ArgJ gives rise to the protein MPVNLPPPDLEKLFPIAGMRIGVAEAGVRKVGRKDLTVVLLEEGASVSGVFTSNRFCAAPVQMCRDHLATGQAMRALLINTGNANAGTGADGLARARKTCVALAQKLSINVEQILPFSTGVIMEPLPDDRIIAGLDAALADAKPGNWLRAAEGIMTTDTAPKAFGAQVVLGGKTVSITGISKGAGMIRPNMATMLGFIATDACVNQNLMKQLSLELAEGSFNRVTVDGDTSTNDSLVVIATNRAGHTPVESLDGPDGRALKTAMLEVARNLAQAIVRDGEGATKFITVQVDGGRTAEECRKVAYAIAHSPLVKTAFYASDPNLGRILAAVGYAGIDDLDQTGIELYLDDVHVATRGGRNPTYREEDGQRVMKQSEITVRVGLGRGTATETVWTCDFSHEYVTINADYRS